The genomic DNA AGTGTACATGTATCATTGTTATACtatataaagaaatatttaGAATCCATTCAGAACATCAAAAGCACCAAATATGGAAATGCAGTGGGTTTACATTTGTACTGCTGCTTTGTTTGCATGCTATGTTTTTGTAAACAAATTTTTGAGGAGGTTTAATGGTTGGTACTATCATCTCAAATTAAGAAACAAAGAGTACCCTTTGCCTCCAGGTGATATGGGATGGCCACTTATTGGCAACCTATTATCATTTAACAAAAACTTCTCATCTGGCCAACCTGATTCATTCACCACCAACCTTATTCTCAAGTATCTTTCGTTTTCTCACCTTTTTTTCCCTTGtgctatatatataaatagtattttaattatataatttactcAAGAAAAATCAAACCACGTGTACTTACTAttatttggttttaattttttagatatgGGAGAGATGGTATCTACAAAACTCACGTGTGTGGAAATCCAAGTATCATAATTTGTGATCCTGAGATGTGTAAGCGAGTGCTCTTAGATGATGTAAACTTTAAAATTGGTTATCCAAAATCCATCCAAGAATTGACAAAATGTAGACCCATGATTGATGTCTCGAACGCAAATCACAAGCATTTTCGACGCCTAATCACTGCTCCCATGGTTGGTCACAAGGTGTTAGACATGTACCTAGAACGTCTCGAGGACATTGCAATCAATTCGTTAGAAGAATTGTCTAGCATGAAGCACCCCATCGAGCTCTTGAAAGAGATGAAGAAGGTTTCCTTTAAATCCATTATCCATGTTTTCATGGGAACTTCTAATCAGAACATTGTTAAAAACATTGGAAGTTCATTTACTGATTTGTCTAAAGGCATGTACTCTATCCCCATCAATGCACCTGGTTTTACTTTCCACAAAGCACTCAAGGTTCTTCACTCTATCTTCTTTGATCAATTCTTTTAATCTCTCTTTTCCATGTCATTAACAatagataattttgtaaaattgcttataatttctctttctaatacaaaattaatcacattttttaatgaGTGAAAATGACAAAACGACTTATAGTAATAAAATAGAGAGGAAGTAGATCTCATCGGATAGATAACCTTTCGGGAGACGCGCTTTAAACTATTTCTTAAGCCTCGAAAAGTTGAGCCCCAATAAAGGAATTAGTTTTCTCTTAGACAAATGTTTTTTGATAAGGCTCTGACTCGTCAAAATCTCTTTAAGCGCAAAATTATTTAGAATGGTGAGAGATCAAACTGTGTATTTTGTGGCCGCTATTAGAAGACAGAACGACACTTATTTAGAACGCACTTGATTTGTAAGTCGCACAATGATGTTGTTTTTGCAAATTTAGCACAAGTGGTGAATCGAATAAAGTTATCTTCTTGAAAGTGGTTTTTGGGGTCTCATTGTTTTGGGTTGATTTTCTTTCGTTCTAGTAgtttttctcatattttctttcttcctttttggTTTTGAATGTTATGTTCATTTCATCTTGTATATACTATCGACTTTTAATTTTGGTAGTAGCTAAATAATTTTCATGTTTGCATGATATTGTAGGCACGGAAGAAGATAGCTAAATTATTGCAACCTGTTGTGGATGAAAGGAGGTTGATGATAAAAAATGGACAACATGTGGGAGAGAAGAAAGATCTTATGGATATTCTATTGGAAATCAAAGATGAGAATGGTAGAAAATTGGAGGATCAGGATATCAGTGACCTGTTGATAGGACTTTTATTTGCCGGACATGAAAGTACAGCAACTGGGATAATGTGGTCAGTTGCACATCTTACACAACATCCACATATCCTACAAAAAGCCAAGGTAAATAAAGTTAGCAATATTTGGGGTAGTATTTaataggaaaatgctaaccaTAAAAATGCAATATTCATGATTGATCTTTCTAAGTAAGTGATTTAATAGTTACTCAACCTCATTGAAAAATTTGTAAGAAATGGGTTCACACAAAATTTGCATTTAATCAAGTGTCATGCTAACTAGGCAATGATTAAGGAAGTTAAAAGTAGTatgtttgcattggtttcaacaacattttaactttaaaaagttaaatttatcacttttcatcatttttcaatGTTATATGTCGatttttatccccttatccAATACCCAAAAACAatggttagcattttcctttaattaattttgacataAAGGTAgaatcttatttattttgtcaGCAAACCTTGTTCAACCGGATCACTTGTGGGTAGAAAAGTATTTGTCTTGTAGCTAGCTGTGTAGACTAGAGAAAGTAGTATTGTTGACCGTTATTAAACAAGTGATGATACAGAAAAGAACAGACAgccacaaatttttttttttttttgaagaaacaaaaatagaatatacaaaaatagaatatattactATCAACACTGTAATTGTTAAAGCACAAGACGTAtcaaaacaatcacaaaaagaTTACAACCCTGTCAAGATTACATCAAAGATAGTCAATGCCCATACATAGaagcgggctcgaccaccaactatgtgtaccaaaaataaagacTATGTTGCtggctttcaaccaccacaaggtatttgattttactttatctaacaatagTGGTATAGAACTTTGACGATTCTGAAATAACCTATCATTCCGTTCTTTCCATAAAACCGAGACACATTGAAaccaaattaaatgaaataaggATCGACGCGATTTCAAACCACCCGCATATTCAATAAATTGCACAAAATGATCTGAGATAGCATGAGAATCGACCCCTTCGACACAAAGCCAAGCCCGCACCAAAGGCCACAATGCACCAAAAATTggacaagacaaaaataaatgattcacATCTTCAACCTGCCCGCATCCCGTTACACAAAACCGATTTTCCACAGATATAATCCCACGTTCCACCAAATTTGATTTAGTAGGTAAACGATCCCTCAACAGTCGCCAAGCAAGAATAGAGACTTTTAAAGGAACatgtttatgccaaattaactcCATATTTTGATGAACATGAGGTTGTTCCTGTGATGTCAACAAGTCATATACACCACGAACAGTATAACCAGAAAGATTTCAACAGTGTCAACTTTGTCATATTTTAGTATAAAAGAAAGATTTCTTGGGTTGGTTGGAGTTCTTTGTGTTTGAGGAGGGAGTATGGAGGGTTGGGTGTTAGGAGGTTGAGAGAGTTTAACATTGCTTTGTTGGGAAAATGGTGTTGGCGGCTGTTAGTTGATAGGGGATGTTTAATATTTTAGTGACAAAGTTGACAAAGCCAAGCCAAGCCCTTCGACACCAAGCCAAGCCCGCACCAAAGGCCACAATGCACCAGAAAGAACTCGAACCAACccaaaaaatctttcttttattCGTATTAAGTGACAAAGTTGACACTGTCATATATATTAGTgcatatttttcatctttaattatctattagtataaattatgaaaatttaatattttaaaatatttatcgagacaacaatattttatatgatattatttattttatgtatattagtaaaaaaatataattaaagtaT from Medicago truncatula cultivar Jemalong A17 chromosome 8, MtrunA17r5.0-ANR, whole genome shotgun sequence includes the following:
- the LOC120577696 gene encoding beta-amyrin 11-oxidase → MEMQWVYICTAALFACYVFVNKFLRRFNGWYYHLKLRNKEYPLPPGDMGWPLIGNLLSFNKNFSSGQPDSFTTNLILKYGRDGIYKTHVCGNPSIIICDPEMCKRVLLDDVNFKIGYPKSIQELTKCRPMIDVSNANHKHFRRLITAPMVGHKVLDMYLERLEDIAINSLEELSSMKHPIELLKEMKKVSFKSIIHVFMGTSNQNIVKNIGSSFTDLSKGMYSIPINAPGFTFHKALKARKKIAKLLQPVVDERRLMIKNGQHVGEKKDLMDILLEIKDENGRKLEDQDISDLLIGLLFAGHESTATGIMWSVAHLTQHPHILQKAKEEQEEILKIRPASQKRLSLNEVKQMIYLSYVIDEMLRFANIAFSIFREATSDVNINGYLIPKGWRVLIWARAIHMDSEYYPNPKEFNPSRWKDYNAKAGTFLPFGAGSRLCPGADLAKLEISIFLHYFLLNYRLERINPDCPVTTLPQCKPTDNCLAKVIKVSRA